A region from the Maledivibacter sp. genome encodes:
- a CDS encoding FAD-dependent oxidoreductase, which yields MNRRDRRVAIIGGGLSGLVMAYRLKKKGYKNVTIFEKDDRVGGKLHTIWYKGKSYELGTLFGLPYQKSLKALMKSFHIKIDGPKISRVNYDINGNKIIQIPKEALDDFVKELHRLPDVLEKYKSLEKVNIHNIEDSLMLPFSKWCDINQFKVLKTVYVHYFTSYGLGDIDFMPALYVLRILNYDNLMSFMRLPEFYTWKDGVSSLVDCLKHEINDIRLTQTVTEISLSKHKKIWVYTDFEALEFDQVVITSPLNQFSHVYGDDEEMKEFLNSIKYQDFNVYAFIADKTTKGCGCVLENLSVKKRGHILIWNSRWDSWDGEGLVMCYAYSNPENSKAEALEIIKSDLLKLNFHDPRLYQFKHWKQCPYVDTSVLQKGFYEKMESMQGKNNIYLAGEIMSTVSMENCIRYSNYLIDKYF from the coding sequence ATGAATAGGAGGGATCGTAGGGTTGCTATTATTGGTGGAGGACTTTCTGGACTGGTTATGGCCTATCGTTTAAAAAAAAAGGGATATAAAAATGTTACTATTTTTGAAAAAGATGACCGGGTAGGTGGTAAACTTCACACAATTTGGTATAAAGGTAAGTCCTATGAGCTTGGTACTCTTTTTGGTTTGCCCTATCAGAAAAGTTTAAAAGCACTTATGAAATCATTTCATATTAAAATTGACGGGCCTAAAATATCCCGTGTTAATTATGATATAAATGGTAATAAAATTATACAAATACCAAAGGAAGCATTAGATGATTTTGTCAAAGAACTCCATAGGCTCCCCGATGTTTTAGAGAAATATAAATCATTGGAAAAAGTCAATATACATAACATAGAGGATTCGTTGATGCTTCCTTTCTCAAAGTGGTGTGATATAAATCAGTTCAAGGTTTTGAAAACAGTATATGTTCATTATTTTACTAGCTATGGGCTTGGAGATATAGATTTTATGCCAGCACTTTATGTTCTTAGAATACTTAATTATGATAATTTAATGTCCTTTATGAGATTACCTGAATTTTATACATGGAAAGATGGTGTTTCATCATTGGTTGATTGCTTAAAGCATGAAATCAATGATATTAGGTTGACGCAAACTGTAACAGAAATTTCTTTGTCAAAGCATAAGAAAATATGGGTTTATACGGATTTTGAGGCACTTGAATTTGATCAAGTAGTTATAACCTCCCCATTAAATCAATTTTCCCATGTCTATGGGGACGATGAAGAAATGAAAGAATTTTTAAATTCCATAAAATATCAGGATTTTAATGTATATGCTTTCATAGCTGATAAGACCACAAAAGGATGTGGTTGTGTTCTTGAAAATTTATCTGTGAAAAAGAGGGGACATATACTGATATGGAACTCTAGGTGGGATTCATGGGATGGTGAAGGATTGGTGATGTGTTATGCTTATTCCAATCCAGAAAACTCTAAAGCAGAAGCCTTAGAAATCATAAAAAGTGATCTATTGAAATTAAACTTTCATGATCCAAGACTTTATCAGTTTAAGCATTGGAAACAATGTCCCTATGTAGATACCAGTGTTTTGCAAAAAGGATTTTATGAAAAAATGGAATCCATGCAAGGGAAAAACAATATATATTTAGCCGGTGAAATTATGAGTACCGTTTCAATGGAGAACTGTATTCGGTATTCA
- a CDS encoding helix-turn-helix domain-containing protein, whose product MKTEAFNAHNKYMILKHALKEKNVSHTCKLFGISRTTYYNWKRSYQKHGMMGLEIKEPKKPQMPNKVNKEIEHEILMYVEKYPMDGPNRIYYELRSQGFDIGVSGIYNVLRRHKLSKKAQRIEYSRNKGLYFHGKQKNRKLTTCFEKQQGAYPGYLVIQRIDYVGTFDGIGKIYQYSLYDTYSKWGAVKLYNRKQDIDIWYYFELRFVYLLKTLNLSIKNLVTEKTKEFLPCFVKGNRYKEIIEDMNINHNFIEPGNNTILNHMDDFNEILVKEFYNKIGTYKKINSFSKVERELNKFLGDYNLLRVITSGCNAGRVPAEVIVERAAHNHVDLDTLPLWILALINHLERGDQNE is encoded by the coding sequence ATGAAAACAGAAGCTTTTAATGCACACAATAAGTATATGATTTTAAAACATGCTTTGAAAGAAAAGAATGTTTCCCATACATGTAAGTTATTTGGGATATCTAGAACTACATATTATAATTGGAAAAGATCTTATCAAAAGCATGGTATGATGGGTCTTGAAATTAAAGAGCCTAAAAAACCTCAAATGCCAAATAAAGTCAATAAAGAGATTGAGCATGAAATCCTAATGTATGTAGAGAAATATCCTATGGATGGGCCAAATAGAATATATTACGAGCTAAGATCCCAGGGGTTCGATATTGGAGTGTCGGGCATCTACAATGTCTTAAGGAGGCACAAACTATCAAAAAAAGCTCAACGAATAGAATATTCAAGGAATAAAGGACTTTATTTTCATGGGAAACAAAAAAATAGGAAACTAACAACCTGTTTTGAAAAACAGCAAGGAGCTTACCCTGGATATTTAGTTATTCAAAGGATAGATTATGTGGGTACATTTGATGGTATTGGAAAAATATATCAATATAGTCTTTATGACACATATTCAAAATGGGGTGCTGTAAAATTATATAATAGAAAACAGGATATTGATATATGGTACTATTTTGAATTGAGATTTGTATATTTGCTAAAGACTTTAAATTTGAGCATTAAAAATTTAGTTACCGAAAAAACAAAAGAATTTTTACCCTGTTTTGTTAAGGGCAATAGGTATAAAGAAATTATAGAGGATATGAATATTAATCACAATTTCATAGAACCTGGGAATAATACTATTTTAAATCATATGGATGATTTTAACGAGATTTTAGTAAAAGAGTTTTACAATAAGATTGGAACCTATAAAAAAATTAATTCCTTTTCTAAGGTTGAACGTGAACTCAATAAATTTTTAGGAGATTATAATTTGTTAAGGGTCATAACTAGTGGATGTAATGCTGGTAGAGTACCTGCTGAAGTAATCGTTGAAAGAGCAGCCCATAATCATGTAGATCTTGATACATTACCTCTTTGGATTTTGGCTTTGATTAATCACCTTGAGAGGGGTGATCAAAATGAATAG
- a CDS encoding nitroreductase gives MQNKDFYDIIYKRKSVRKYDLEPLGKNTLEDISAYMDKVEPLYEDIKIEMNIVGGEVVKNILPIKAPHYILISSENKEGYLTNVGFILQQVDLFLSSNGLGSCWVGMAQPKKEILKKFQLEYVIALAFGNPTESLHRENISEFKRKTIEKIRDDDKEDKLIEAVRLAPSATNSQPWFLKVDNNKIHAYCIKSNFIKAIVYKKMNQIDMGIAMCHLWIAARHFGKNVKFVTDKGAVENPPAGYYYTVSAIIND, from the coding sequence ATGCAAAATAAAGATTTTTATGACATAATATATAAAAGAAAGTCTGTTAGGAAATATGATCTAGAGCCACTTGGTAAAAATACCCTTGAGGATATTTCAGCTTATATGGATAAAGTGGAACCCTTATATGAAGATATTAAAATTGAAATGAATATTGTTGGGGGTGAGGTGGTTAAAAATATACTTCCTATTAAGGCTCCCCACTATATTCTAATATCATCTGAAAATAAGGAAGGGTATCTAACGAATGTAGGATTTATACTTCAACAAGTAGATTTATTTCTTTCCTCTAATGGATTAGGAAGCTGTTGGGTTGGAATGGCACAACCTAAGAAAGAAATATTAAAAAAATTCCAATTAGAATATGTGATTGCCTTAGCCTTCGGGAATCCAACAGAGAGCTTACATAGAGAAAATATATCTGAGTTTAAAAGAAAGACTATTGAAAAGATTAGAGATGATGATAAAGAAGATAAACTTATAGAAGCAGTTCGTCTGGCTCCATCGGCAACAAATAGTCAACCTTGGTTCTTGAAGGTAGACAATAATAAAATCCATGCCTATTGTATTAAATCAAACTTTATAAAAGCTATTGTATATAAAAAGATGAATCAAATCGATATGGGTATAGCAATGTGTCATTTATGGATAGCTGCAAGGCATTTTGGTAAAAATGTAAAATTTGTTACTGATAAAGGCGCGGTAGAAAATCCACCAGCAGGTTATTACTATACAGTATCAGCAATCATAAACGATTGA
- a CDS encoding pyridoxamine 5'-phosphate oxidase family protein, translated as MKKIIDFLTENKSGVLATAQNNRPHARPQHVHLIKDGKFYFTTSNKKNAYKQLVENPYIEFVVTTEDFTITRISGAVKFTDSLDEKQLVIDNAPLVKKGYETADNPTLEVFYLDSGDASIVNLFSGEPVEKFKF; from the coding sequence ATGAAAAAGATTATTGATTTTTTAACTGAAAACAAGTCAGGTGTATTAGCTACAGCACAAAACAATAGGCCACATGCAAGACCACAACATGTTCACTTAATTAAGGATGGGAAATTCTATTTTACAACATCTAATAAGAAAAATGCCTATAAACAACTAGTGGAAAATCCATATATAGAATTTGTTGTTACCACAGAGGATTTTACAATAACACGTATTAGTGGTGCCGTAAAGTTTACGGATAGTTTAGATGAAAAGCAGTTGGTAATCGATAATGCACCATTAGTGAAAAAAGGTTATGAAACAGCTGATAATCCAACTCTTGAAGTATTTTATCTAGATAGTGGCGATGCAAGTATAGTAAATTTATTTTCAGGAGAACCAGTAGAAAAATTTAAATTTTAA
- a CDS encoding MarR family transcriptional regulator translates to MDIDSLKLEKQLCFALYACSKEVIRSYKPILDAFDISYTQYITLLVLWEQDGITMKELGQKLYLASNTLTPVIKKLEKKKLIMRLRNPNDERSIFIQLTELGLKMRSEAIEIPQKAFCKTGLELEELRTLRGVLHKLLGNLTEHYKEIEEENDNEKDY, encoded by the coding sequence ATGGATATTGATTCATTAAAACTTGAGAAGCAATTATGTTTTGCATTATATGCCTGCTCAAAAGAGGTGATACGTTCATATAAGCCAATACTAGATGCCTTTGATATAAGTTATACCCAATACATCACTCTACTTGTACTTTGGGAACAGGATGGCATTACAATGAAAGAACTTGGGCAAAAGCTTTACTTGGCTTCAAATACATTAACGCCCGTTATAAAAAAACTGGAGAAAAAAAAGTTGATTATGCGGTTGCGTAACCCTAATGATGAGCGTTCAATATTTATTCAATTAACAGAATTAGGTTTAAAAATGCGATCTGAAGCTATTGAAATCCCACAAAAAGCTTTTTGTAAAACGGGTCTTGAATTAGAAGAACTTAGGACGTTAAGAGGTGTGTTACATAAATTGCTTGGGAATTTAACAGAGCATTATAAAGAAATAGAAGAGGAGAATGATAATGAAAAAGATTATTGA